The DNA region TAAAACCGTAANNNNNNNNNNTAATAAATAATAATTTTTTTGGTAAAAAATGCTTACTTAGATTAGATTTAAACATACCTTTATCAAACAAAGGTAAAATTTTAGATGATACTAGAATAATTGAAAGTATTCCCACAATTGATTATTTGCTTGGTCAGTCTGCCAAAGTTATTATTTTATCTCATATAGGAAGACCTAAGGGAAAATATAATGAAGAATACTCATTTAAGCCTTTGCTAAATGAAATAGGTTCAAAACTTAAACAAGAGATATGTTTTATTGAGTATAAAAATCTATCCAAAATTTCAGATATTATAAAATCAAAACCAAACGGAACTCTGTTTCTTTTAGACAATATTAGGTTTAATGAAGGAGAAGAAAAGAATGATCCAGATTTTATAGATTTTCTATCATCATTTGGTGATGTTTTTGTAAATGATGGATTTGGAACTATTCATAGGAATCATGCTTCCATCATAGGTATTACAAAAAAACTACCATCTTTTGGAGGCATATTACTAGAAAAAGAAATCCTTAATATCACTGAATGCATAAGTGTCGAATCTTCAAATTCAGTTGCAATTTTAGGGGGCTCAAAAATTAGTGATAAAATCCCAATAATTGAAAATCTTTCAAATAATTTTGAAAATATAATTATCACTGGTGGAATGATTAGACCCTTCTTAATTGCAAAAAATAAGTTGATTCAACAAAATAAGAATGATATGAGAGAAGAAATATTCTATGCAGAAAAAATATTACAAAAACATCCTAAAATATATGTTCCAGATCAACTGATTTGTGCTGAAAACCTAAATACCGAACCTATCATATTACATTCCAGTCAAATTAATGATTCTGACCAA from Dehalococcoidia bacterium includes:
- a CDS encoding phosphoglycerate kinase, with the protein product INNNFFGKKCLLRLDLNIPLSNKGKILDDTRIIESIPTIDYLLGQSAKVIILSHIGRPKGKYNEEYSFKPLLNEIGSKLKQEICFIEYKNLSKISDIIKSKPNGTLFLLDNIRFNEGEEKNDPDFIDFLSSFGDVFVNDGFGTIHRNHASIIGITKKLPSFGGILLEKEILNITECISVESSNSVAILGGSKISDKIPIIENLSNNFENIIITGGMIRPFLIAKNKLIQQNKNDMREEIFYAEKILQKHPKIYVPDQLICAENLNTEPIILHSSQINDSDQIFDVGPNSLDEIGKMILRSDKIIWNGPPGVYENKNFSSGTKKLLDFIITSNSNIKVAGGGSTVASINHFHALDYFSHISTGGGAFLSLLEGKFLESIEVLKDE